A genomic region of Zalophus californianus isolate mZalCal1 chromosome 1, mZalCal1.pri.v2, whole genome shotgun sequence contains the following coding sequences:
- the LOC113918767 gene encoding C-C chemokine receptor type 5 isoform X1, which yields MLKAYGGSSKMNYQTSTAYYDIDYGTSEPCQKTNVRQIAAGLLPPLYSLVFIFGFVGNMLVVLILINCKRLKSMTDIYLLNLAISDLLFLLTIPFWAHYAADQWVFGNRMCQLLTGLYYIGFFTGIFFIILLTIDRYLAIVHAVFALKARTVTFGVVTSGVTWVVAVFASLPGIIFTRSQKEGSRFTCSPHFPPSQYRFWKNFLTLKMSILGLVLPLLVMVICYSAILKTLLRCRNEKKRHKAVRLIFVIMIVYFLFWAPYNIVLLLSTFQESFGLNNCSSSNRLDQAMQVTETLGMTHCCINPVIYAFVGEKFRNYLLEFFRKHIARRFCKRCPVFLGDVSERASSVYTRSTGEQEISVGL from the exons ATGTTGAAAGCCTATGGAG GGTCGAGCAAAATGAATTACCAAACGTCGACTGCGTACTATGACATTGATTATGGGACGTCAGAGCCCTGTCAGAAGACCAACGTGAGACAGATCGCAGCCGGGCTCCTGCCTCCGCTCTACTCGCTGGTGTTCATCTTCGGCTTCGTGGGCAACATGCTGGTTGTCCTCATTCTCATCAACTGCAAAAGGCTGAAGAGCATGACGGACATCTACCTGCTCAATTTGGCCATCTCCGACCTGCTCTTCCTTCTCACCATCCCGTTCTGGGCCCACTACGCTGCAGACCAGTGGGTCTTTGGAAATAGGATGTGTCAGCTTTTGACGGGGCTCTATTATATAGGCTTCTTCACTGGCATCTTCTTCATCATCCTCCTGACCATCGACAGGTACCTGGCAATCGTCCACGCGGTGTTTGCCCTAAAGGCCCGGACGGTCACCTTTGGGGTGGTGACAAGcggggtcacctgggtggtggCCGTGTTCGCCTCTCTCCCCGGGATCATCTTCACCAGATCCCAAAAAGAGGGGTCTCGCTTTACCTGCAGCCCCCACTTCCCACCCAGTCAGTACCGTTTCTGGAAGAACTTCCTGACGTTGAAGATGAGCATCTTGGGCCTGGTCCTGCCCCTGCTCGTCATGGTCATCTGCTATTCGGCCATCCTCAAGACCCTGCTCCGGTGCCGAAACGAAAAGAAGAGGCACAAGGCCGTGAGGCTCATTTTCGTGATCATGattgtttactttcttttctggGCTCCCTACAACATCGTGCTTCTCCTGAGCACCTTCCAGGAGTCCTTCGGCCTGAACAATTGCAGCAGCTCCAATAGGCTAGACCAAGCCATGCAGGTGACAGAGACGCTTGGGATGACGCACTGTTGCATCAACCCCGTCATCTATGCCTTCGTCGGGGAGAAGTTCAGAAACTACCTCTTGGAGTTTTTCCGAAAGCACATCGCCAGACGCTTCTGTAAACGCTGCCCAGTCTTCCTGGGAGATGTCTCCGAGAGAGCAAGCTCGGTTTACACTCGATCCACTGGGGAACAGGAGATCTCTGTCGGCTTGTGA
- the LOC113918767 gene encoding C-C chemokine receptor type 5 isoform X2 — MNYQTSTAYYDIDYGTSEPCQKTNVRQIAAGLLPPLYSLVFIFGFVGNMLVVLILINCKRLKSMTDIYLLNLAISDLLFLLTIPFWAHYAADQWVFGNRMCQLLTGLYYIGFFTGIFFIILLTIDRYLAIVHAVFALKARTVTFGVVTSGVTWVVAVFASLPGIIFTRSQKEGSRFTCSPHFPPSQYRFWKNFLTLKMSILGLVLPLLVMVICYSAILKTLLRCRNEKKRHKAVRLIFVIMIVYFLFWAPYNIVLLLSTFQESFGLNNCSSSNRLDQAMQVTETLGMTHCCINPVIYAFVGEKFRNYLLEFFRKHIARRFCKRCPVFLGDVSERASSVYTRSTGEQEISVGL; from the coding sequence ATGAATTACCAAACGTCGACTGCGTACTATGACATTGATTATGGGACGTCAGAGCCCTGTCAGAAGACCAACGTGAGACAGATCGCAGCCGGGCTCCTGCCTCCGCTCTACTCGCTGGTGTTCATCTTCGGCTTCGTGGGCAACATGCTGGTTGTCCTCATTCTCATCAACTGCAAAAGGCTGAAGAGCATGACGGACATCTACCTGCTCAATTTGGCCATCTCCGACCTGCTCTTCCTTCTCACCATCCCGTTCTGGGCCCACTACGCTGCAGACCAGTGGGTCTTTGGAAATAGGATGTGTCAGCTTTTGACGGGGCTCTATTATATAGGCTTCTTCACTGGCATCTTCTTCATCATCCTCCTGACCATCGACAGGTACCTGGCAATCGTCCACGCGGTGTTTGCCCTAAAGGCCCGGACGGTCACCTTTGGGGTGGTGACAAGcggggtcacctgggtggtggCCGTGTTCGCCTCTCTCCCCGGGATCATCTTCACCAGATCCCAAAAAGAGGGGTCTCGCTTTACCTGCAGCCCCCACTTCCCACCCAGTCAGTACCGTTTCTGGAAGAACTTCCTGACGTTGAAGATGAGCATCTTGGGCCTGGTCCTGCCCCTGCTCGTCATGGTCATCTGCTATTCGGCCATCCTCAAGACCCTGCTCCGGTGCCGAAACGAAAAGAAGAGGCACAAGGCCGTGAGGCTCATTTTCGTGATCATGattgtttactttcttttctggGCTCCCTACAACATCGTGCTTCTCCTGAGCACCTTCCAGGAGTCCTTCGGCCTGAACAATTGCAGCAGCTCCAATAGGCTAGACCAAGCCATGCAGGTGACAGAGACGCTTGGGATGACGCACTGTTGCATCAACCCCGTCATCTATGCCTTCGTCGGGGAGAAGTTCAGAAACTACCTCTTGGAGTTTTTCCGAAAGCACATCGCCAGACGCTTCTGTAAACGCTGCCCAGTCTTCCTGGGAGATGTCTCCGAGAGAGCAAGCTCGGTTTACACTCGATCCACTGGGGAACAGGAGATCTCTGTCGGCTTGTGA
- the LOC113918708 gene encoding uncharacterized protein LOC113918708, giving the protein MARGLAVFSVLAGVLNGLVGQDSAGHISWVPGTLPGPGRKWTTTSHSKLDHSERCPAWLCFKGHLASGDGGRRAWHSGPWQDSQPACPASTGVGRPRKQRGGTNEEEEIVSSQPVTCSHAKDLECSISGDNQNTARPCWTAPGGEACSGGYLLHLKNQLWELRDWEKRALDLLNLTPESQDGTQDARKGGNRSLGSKTSAAQSEGAFVWLETSFLCASEYGPDGDGRHQTAPPASQALAEARGWGARLGAGGAPRSRGDPPSPRLPSLLEDRTWAMWGSSPSTPASQ; this is encoded by the exons ATGGCCCGAGGCCTTGCTGTCTTCTCTGTGTTGGCCGGTGTCCTCAATGGCCTTGTAGG GCAAGACTCTGCAGGACACATCTCCTGGGTTCCAGGAACTTTGCCAGGCCCCGGGAGAAAATG GACCACCACCTCCCACTCCAAACTGGATCACTCAGAAAGATGCCCGGCATGGCTGTGTTTTAAAGGGCACCTTGCCAGTGGAGATGGGGGTCGGAGGGCATGGCATTCTGGCCCCTGGCAGGACTCTCAGCCGGCGTGTCCTGCATCGACAGGTGTGGGAAGGCCACGGAAGCAGAGGGGTGGCACGAATGAGGAGGAAGAAATTGTGTCTTCTCAGCCAGTGACCTGCAGCCATGCGAAGGATCTGGAATGTTCCATAA GTGGTGACAACCAAAATACGGCCAGACCTTGCTGGACGGCCCCTGGAGGAGAAGCATGCTCTGGTGGCTATCTGCTGCACCTGAAGAATCAACTGTGGGAGTTGAGGGACTGGGAGAAACGAGCCCTGGACCTCCTGAATTTGACTCCTGAGTCCCAGGATGGGACCCAAGATGCTAGGAAGGGGGGGAATAGAAGTCTGGGCTCTAAGACAAGTGCAGCTCAGAGTGAGGGAGCGTTTGTTTGGCTAGAGACTAGCTTCCTTTGTGCTTCTGAGTATGGGCCTGATGGAGATGGGAGGCATCAGACGGCTCCTCCCGCTTCCCAGGCTCTGGCTGAAGCTCGGGGCTGGGGGGCCCGCCTTGGCGCAGGGGGCGCCCCTCGCTCTCGTGGGGACCCTCCATCTCCCCGGCTCCCGTCGCTCCTTGAAGACAGGACTTGGGCCATGTGGGGCTCTAGCCCCAGCACACCAGCTTCTCAATGA